From one Haloplasma contractile SSD-17B genomic stretch:
- the glpX gene encoding class II fructose-bisphosphatase, with the protein MKRELALEFSRVTEAAALAGYKWLGRGDKITADDAAVRAMRRMLNKVDIDGEIVIGEGEIDEAPMLYIGEKVGTNNGPEVDIAVDPIEGTRMTAMGQNNAIAVLAVGEKGSFLKAPDMYMEKLIVGPNAKGTIDLNLPIMDNLKNVASTLGKDLKDLTVITLSKPRHNKVIQEMQASGIRVFAIPDGDVAASILSCMPFSEVDVLYGIGGAPEGVVSAAVVRALDGDMNGRLLLRNSVKGDTDENNYIAKIEAKRCKEMNIEPDKVLKLDEIAKSDNVIFSATGITKGDLLEGITRNGNIAQTETLLIRGKTRTIRRIKSTHYLDKKDPEIKKIIL; encoded by the coding sequence ATGAAACGAGAGTTAGCCTTAGAGTTTTCAAGAGTAACAGAAGCTGCAGCACTTGCTGGGTACAAATGGTTAGGTAGAGGTGATAAAATTACAGCCGATGATGCTGCTGTTCGTGCGATGCGAAGAATGTTAAACAAAGTGGATATTGATGGAGAGATTGTAATCGGTGAAGGTGAAATTGATGAAGCCCCTATGCTTTATATCGGTGAAAAAGTTGGAACCAATAATGGACCAGAGGTTGATATTGCGGTTGATCCAATTGAGGGAACAAGAATGACTGCCATGGGACAAAATAATGCTATTGCTGTACTTGCAGTTGGTGAAAAGGGTTCATTCCTAAAGGCACCTGATATGTACATGGAAAAGCTTATTGTTGGACCTAATGCAAAGGGCACTATTGATTTAAACTTACCAATTATGGACAATTTAAAGAATGTTGCGAGTACACTAGGTAAAGACTTAAAAGATCTTACTGTTATTACACTTTCGAAGCCACGACATAATAAAGTAATACAAGAAATGCAAGCAAGTGGAATTCGAGTGTTTGCAATCCCTGATGGTGACGTTGCTGCATCTATTTTATCCTGCATGCCATTCAGTGAAGTAGATGTTCTTTATGGAATTGGTGGAGCACCAGAGGGTGTTGTTTCTGCTGCAGTCGTACGTGCCTTAGACGGTGACATGAATGGTCGTCTTCTCTTAAGAAATAGTGTTAAGGGAGACACAGATGAAAATAACTATATTGCCAAGATAGAAGCAAAGCGCTGTAAAGAAATGAATATTGAACCTGATAAAGTACTTAAATTAGATGAAATAGCTAAGAGCGATAATGTTATCTTTTCAGCAACTGGTATTACAAAAGGTGACTTACTAGAAGGTATTACACGAAATGGAAATATTGCACAGACAGAAACACTTTTAATCAGAGGTAAAACTCGAACAATACGTAGAATAAAATCTACTCACTATCTTGATAAAAAAGATCCAGAGATTAAGAAAATAATTTTATAA
- the ispD gene encoding 2-C-methyl-D-erythritol 4-phosphate cytidylyltransferase has translation MNYAIILLAAGTGSRMNLGYNKMLMKIKNTPLISLTASTFFKDPKCKQIIYVTNSLEMNDIEAILKEQHLWDERCIMVSGGKERQYSVYNGLSVVNEAISLVHDGARPFVTNKMISELIKQASTHGCAIPAVKVKDTIKLVHNKFVTETLPRKYLYAVQTPQACVTKALLSAHALAKEDDYLGTDEASLIERYSEYSVFTVDGSYDNIKLTTKEDIKVAEEIIKHRSTIKY, from the coding sequence ATGAATTATGCAATTATATTATTAGCAGCAGGTACTGGGTCTAGAATGAACCTTGGTTATAACAAGATGTTAATGAAAATAAAAAATACACCATTAATCTCATTAACCGCATCTACATTTTTTAAAGACCCTAAGTGTAAGCAAATCATATACGTAACAAATTCATTAGAAATGAACGATATAGAAGCAATTTTAAAAGAACAGCATTTATGGGATGAGCGTTGCATAATGGTTTCTGGTGGTAAAGAACGACAATACAGTGTTTATAATGGCCTTTCTGTTGTAAATGAAGCAATATCGCTTGTACATGATGGTGCAAGACCATTTGTAACAAATAAGATGATATCGGAATTAATTAAACAAGCTAGTACTCATGGCTGTGCTATTCCGGCTGTGAAAGTAAAAGATACAATTAAGTTAGTACATAACAAATTTGTGACAGAAACACTTCCTAGAAAATACTTATATGCAGTTCAAACACCTCAGGCATGTGTAACGAAAGCTTTACTTAGTGCACATGCATTAGCAAAAGAAGACGATTATTTAGGAACAGATGAGGCTAGCTTAATCGAGCGTTATAGTGAGTATTCAGTTTTTACCGTAGACGGATCTTATGATAATATAAAATTAACGACAAAGGAAGATATCAAAGTTGCGGAAGAAATTATAAAACATCGATCAACGATCAAGTACTAA
- the ispF gene encoding 2-C-methyl-D-erythritol 2,4-cyclodiphosphate synthase, which yields MNFRIGHSTDIHRLVDNRDLILGGVKIDHEKGLLGHSDADALLHAITEAIIGALGKGDIGTHFPDTSSEFKDVDSKILLKNTMKLMIDEGYRINNIDSTIFAERPKMKPHIESMKQVITELLQIPLNDLNIKATRGEKLGFIGNEEGIACEAVVLLIKK from the coding sequence TTGAATTTTAGAATTGGACATTCAACAGACATTCATCGTCTAGTTGATAACAGAGACTTAATTCTTGGTGGTGTTAAAATTGATCATGAGAAAGGGCTACTTGGTCATAGTGATGCGGATGCATTACTACACGCTATTACAGAGGCTATTATTGGTGCATTAGGTAAAGGTGACATCGGAACTCACTTCCCCGATACTTCAAGTGAGTTTAAAGATGTTGATTCCAAGATTTTATTAAAAAATACTATGAAGCTAATGATTGATGAAGGCTATAGAATTAATAATATTGATAGTACTATTTTTGCGGAACGTCCTAAGATGAAACCTCACATTGAATCTATGAAACAGGTCATTACTGAACTATTACAAATCCCTCTTAATGATTTAAATATTAAGGCTACTCGTGGTGAAAAATTAGGGTTTATCGGAAACGAAGAGGGAATTGCATGTGAGGCAGTTGTATTACTCATAAAAAAATAG
- a CDS encoding CotH kinase family protein, with protein sequence MYKKTYLLFLICTIFLLSSCRTVNQENFNLRDEINLNKQYDKEAYSAIDLDANEDFHRLFNDSIEHEIIIEISEREWKGLLQDLKEYSSKFQHELKNSKYRIAKLIYKDEYGTIEVDDIGFRTRGNTSRVYPQNDDGSFNMSHFKVKFDETFHYGKETKQYKALDERKVFDVEELNFKWNRNYDSTYISELYSYELFHKVGIMSPESSLTKFSIKIGDDLTYFGIYTVFEPIDKDFLTKRLGKDHNDGNLYKCLWQQYGQPLLTPDYPQAAIGIKDTSINYRPTYDLKTNKDDANHRALRAFIRQINALDDAQFKIYIDDHFEVDSFLRFLALGVLIGNPDDYRGLGNNYYLYQKSNSKFEMIPYDYDHSLGQGWGGEPAFSNYTIDTDIYDFGEYNYSHPLSDRILNITEYQEKYEEYLKMFTEYRNDIFTYDNFFDKYLQQYNLYSDDLPNDLNNAPKFDVRNSNWYFKEKIMNIKGQLDYYGSHNEKRGDLLGRD encoded by the coding sequence ATGTATAAAAAAACTTATCTACTTTTCCTTATATGTACAATTTTTCTATTAAGTTCATGTCGTACTGTTAATCAAGAAAATTTTAACTTAAGAGATGAGATTAATCTAAACAAGCAATATGACAAAGAGGCTTATTCGGCAATTGATTTAGATGCTAATGAAGACTTTCATCGCCTGTTTAATGATTCAATTGAACATGAAATAATCATTGAAATTTCAGAAAGAGAATGGAAAGGATTATTACAGGATTTAAAGGAATATAGTAGTAAATTTCAACATGAGTTAAAAAACAGCAAATATAGAATAGCAAAGTTAATCTATAAAGATGAATACGGTACAATTGAAGTTGATGATATAGGTTTTAGAACCAGAGGGAATACTTCTAGAGTTTATCCTCAGAATGATGACGGTTCATTCAATATGTCACATTTTAAAGTAAAATTTGATGAAACCTTTCACTATGGTAAAGAAACAAAACAATATAAAGCACTTGATGAAAGGAAAGTCTTTGATGTTGAAGAACTAAATTTTAAATGGAATCGAAATTATGACTCAACTTATATAAGTGAACTATATTCATACGAGTTGTTCCACAAAGTAGGAATCATGTCCCCTGAATCCTCATTAACTAAATTCAGCATTAAAATAGGAGATGATCTTACTTATTTTGGTATTTATACTGTTTTTGAACCCATTGATAAAGACTTTTTAACCAAGCGATTGGGGAAGGATCATAACGACGGTAACTTATATAAATGTCTATGGCAACAGTATGGTCAACCGCTTCTGACCCCTGATTATCCACAGGCTGCAATCGGAATCAAAGATACATCCATTAATTATAGACCTACTTATGATTTAAAAACAAATAAAGATGATGCGAATCATAGGGCACTAAGAGCATTTATTAGACAAATTAATGCATTGGATGATGCTCAATTTAAAATTTATATTGATGATCACTTTGAAGTTGATTCCTTTTTACGGTTTCTAGCTCTAGGTGTATTAATAGGAAATCCAGACGATTATAGAGGTCTAGGAAACAATTATTACTTATATCAGAAAAGTAATTCTAAATTTGAAATGATTCCTTACGATTATGATCATAGTCTAGGGCAAGGGTGGGGAGGAGAACCAGCATTTTCAAATTATACGATTGATACGGATATATACGACTTTGGAGAATATAATTATAGTCATCCATTGTCAGACCGTATACTGAATATTACTGAATACCAGGAGAAATATGAAGAGTATTTAAAAATGTTCACAGAATACAGGAATGATATTTTTACATATGATAATTTTTTTGATAAGTACTTACAGCAATATAATTTATACAGTGATGACCTGCCTAATGACTTAAATAACGCTCCCAAATTTGATGTCAGGAATTCTAACTGGTACTTTAAGGAAAAAATAATGAACATTAAAGGACAGCTGGATTATTATGGTTCACATAATGAAAAGCGAGGCGATTTACTTGGTCGAGACTAG
- a CDS encoding polyphosphate polymerase domain-containing protein: MVETRKGQLAYRHEEKYLISLKDYTILKNRIKSLLKIDKNTGLVGHYHIRSIYFDDRHHNCVYDNLAGIHTRFKYRIRYYSHDPSFIKLEKKAKDNHYNRKTSFRLNKKQLDCLLKNDYLFCNKLDDPLANEFFHQVKARGFSPSLVIDYDREAYTLNFNDIRITFDTNISYREVNDSLNTIDFGYVSYLDIKHIILEIKYFDFLPNYIRKVFKQSTMTRTSLSKYVMCYLSKNGEELL; this comes from the coding sequence TTGGTCGAGACTAGGAAAGGACAACTAGCCTACCGGCATGAAGAAAAATACTTAATCTCTTTAAAGGATTATACTATTCTAAAAAATAGAATTAAGTCACTCTTAAAGATAGATAAAAATACAGGTCTAGTCGGTCATTATCATATTAGAAGTATTTACTTTGATGATCGGCATCATAATTGTGTTTATGATAATCTCGCGGGTATTCATACACGTTTCAAGTATCGAATACGCTATTACAGTCATGATCCATCATTTATCAAACTTGAAAAGAAAGCAAAAGATAATCACTATAATCGAAAAACATCATTTAGACTGAACAAAAAACAATTAGATTGTTTACTCAAAAATGATTACCTTTTTTGTAATAAACTAGATGATCCGCTTGCGAATGAGTTTTTCCACCAGGTAAAAGCTAGAGGTTTTTCACCAAGTCTAGTTATTGATTATGATCGTGAAGCCTATACTTTAAATTTTAATGATATTCGTATTACATTTGATACAAATATTAGCTATAGGGAAGTAAATGATTCTTTGAATACAATAGATTTCGGTTATGTCTCTTATCTTGATATAAAACATATTATTCTTGAAATTAAATATTTTGATTTTTTACCCAATTATATTAGAAAAGTGTTTAAGCAATCAACAATGACACGGACATCTCTTTCTAAGTATGTTATGTGTTATCTTTCAAAAAATGGAGAGGAACTATTATGA
- a CDS encoding DUF4956 domain-containing protein gives MTISSNLVLSLGMVGALSIVRFRTAIKDPIDIVYIFWSISVGLAIGSNQYLIGFVGSSFLALILILSNLIRIKSKSVILIINYDYTYEDDVNSCIKRIKHAIKSKHTTNNQVELTLEIKQIKDDILRALNDASFVHNTSLLQYDE, from the coding sequence ATGACCATAAGTTCAAATCTAGTATTGTCTCTTGGTATGGTAGGGGCACTCAGTATAGTTCGTTTTAGAACAGCTATAAAGGATCCTATTGATATTGTATATATTTTTTGGAGTATTTCAGTAGGTCTCGCAATTGGCTCAAATCAATATTTGATAGGTTTTGTAGGGAGTAGTTTCTTAGCACTTATACTTATACTCTCTAATCTTATTCGCATTAAATCAAAGTCAGTAATTCTAATTATAAATTATGACTATACTTACGAAGATGATGTTAACAGCTGTATAAAACGTATAAAACACGCTATAAAGTCTAAACATACAACTAATAATCAAGTCGAGTTGACACTTGAGATTAAGCAAATTAAAGATGACATCTTACGCGCGTTAAATGATGCTTCATTTGTACACAATACATCTCTGTTGCAATATGATGAATAA
- the lysS gene encoding lysine--tRNA ligase, with amino-acid sequence MSDNKDLPVNDQVLVRREKMKELRDKGIDPFGKRFDKTHNTEQLKNSYEKFSKEELAEKEIHVTIAGRIMTKRGKGKAGFMHIQDQEGQVQIYVRKDTVGEDSYEIFSKADLGDIVGIKGTMFKTKVGELSVKAKEYIHLSKSLRPLPEKYHGLQDIEERYRRRYVDLITNENSKKTFILRSKMMSSMRDFLNQKGYLEVETPILHTILGGATAKPFVTHHNTLDMDLYLRIAPELYLKRLIVGGFEGVYEIGRLFRNEGMSIKHNPEFTSMELYVAYSDMDGMMEITEDMIIHIANETLKTTSISYGELEIDLSKGWRRWHMVDAIKELTGVDFWNEMTFDEAKSLANKHDINVPAHFSGVGHIINEFFEKYVEEQLIQPTFIYGHPVEISPLAKKNPEDPRFTDRFELFIGSREYANAFSELNDPIDQRDRFESQLKERELGNDEANEMDIDYVEALEYGMAPTGGLGVGIDRLIMLLTNSQSIRDVLLFPTMKHKK; translated from the coding sequence GTGAGTGATAATAAAGACTTACCAGTAAATGATCAAGTACTAGTTCGACGAGAAAAAATGAAGGAATTAAGAGATAAAGGAATCGATCCATTTGGAAAACGATTTGATAAAACGCATAATACGGAACAATTAAAAAATAGCTATGAAAAGTTTAGTAAAGAGGAACTAGCTGAAAAAGAAATCCATGTTACCATAGCCGGTAGAATAATGACGAAGCGTGGAAAAGGAAAAGCCGGATTTATGCATATACAAGATCAAGAAGGTCAAGTTCAGATCTATGTGCGTAAAGATACAGTTGGTGAAGATTCATATGAAATCTTTTCGAAAGCAGACCTTGGCGATATAGTTGGAATAAAAGGGACGATGTTTAAAACTAAAGTCGGTGAGTTATCAGTTAAGGCAAAAGAATATATTCATCTATCAAAATCATTAAGACCTTTACCAGAAAAGTATCACGGTCTTCAAGATATAGAAGAACGTTACAGAAGACGATATGTAGATTTAATTACGAATGAAAATAGTAAAAAAACATTTATTCTGCGTTCCAAAATGATGTCTTCAATGCGTGATTTCTTAAATCAAAAAGGATACTTAGAGGTAGAGACTCCAATTTTACACACAATTCTTGGCGGTGCTACTGCAAAACCATTTGTTACACATCATAATACATTAGATATGGACTTATATTTAAGAATAGCACCAGAGCTATACTTGAAACGTTTAATCGTTGGTGGATTTGAAGGTGTTTACGAAATTGGTCGATTATTTAGGAATGAAGGGATGTCAATTAAACACAATCCTGAGTTTACATCGATGGAACTTTATGTTGCCTATTCTGATATGGACGGTATGATGGAAATCACAGAAGACATGATTATTCATATTGCAAATGAAACGTTAAAAACGACTAGTATAAGTTATGGTGAATTGGAAATCGATTTATCTAAAGGTTGGCGTAGATGGCATATGGTAGATGCTATCAAAGAGCTAACTGGTGTTGATTTCTGGAATGAAATGACGTTTGATGAGGCAAAGTCGCTGGCAAACAAACATGATATCAATGTACCTGCTCATTTCTCTGGTGTAGGACACATTATCAATGAATTCTTTGAGAAATATGTTGAAGAACAATTAATTCAACCAACCTTTATTTATGGTCATCCAGTTGAGATTTCACCTCTTGCTAAGAAAAATCCTGAGGATCCTCGTTTCACAGACCGCTTTGAGTTATTCATAGGGTCACGTGAATATGCAAATGCATTCTCAGAGTTAAATGATCCAATTGATCAACGAGACCGTTTTGAATCTCAACTTAAAGAGCGTGAATTAGGAAATGATGAAGCAAATGAAATGGATATCGACTATGTAGAAGCGTTAGAATATGGTATGGCACCAACAGGTGGACTAGGTGTTGGGATTGACCGTTTAATAATGCTTTTAACGAATTCACAATCAATCCGCGACGTTCTACTATTCCCAACTATGAAACATAAAAAATAA
- a CDS encoding RDD family protein translates to MDKSMRKKRMYALLIDGIMLVVVLFIWLILIYLLQELLGLYQVKTGPKYVVKMVLNFSLLIILFGLTFIYLPSLAETTFGKYMMGLKIEPISGRITFGRILFRSLFKLIFYSTIIGIFIDYFTVFILKQDATHDRLLRTTVIER, encoded by the coding sequence ATGGATAAGAGCATGCGTAAGAAACGAATGTACGCATTATTAATTGATGGAATCATGTTAGTAGTTGTACTTTTTATTTGGCTAATACTAATTTATCTACTACAAGAACTGTTAGGATTATATCAAGTGAAAACAGGTCCTAAATATGTTGTTAAAATGGTTCTTAATTTTAGCTTGCTTATTATCCTATTTGGTCTTACGTTCATATATTTACCAAGCCTCGCAGAAACAACGTTTGGTAAATATATGATGGGATTAAAAATAGAGCCCATTTCAGGGAGAATTACATTCGGGAGAATTCTCTTCCGCTCTCTGTTCAAACTAATCTTTTATTCGACGATTATAGGTATTTTTATCGATTATTTTACAGTTTTCATCTTAAAACAAGATGCGACGCATGACAGACTACTAAGAACTACGGTTATCGAGCGATAA
- the dusB gene encoding tRNA dihydrouridine synthase DusB encodes MKWKIDDINIDNQVVIAPMAGIGNVAFRTICKEMGAGLIYAEMVSDKALVYNNEKTWKMLRVDDEEQPVAMQVFGGDIDTIVEGAKIIDQHCDAKMIDINMGCPVPKITKSDAGAKLLLEPDKIYEIVARVVDTVDKTVTVKMRTGWDKNHIYAMDIAKKCEQAGAKAIAIHGRTRSQMYEGTADWDIIKDVKKEIKTIPVIGNGDVKTPQDAKRLLEDTNVDAVMIGRAVLGNPWLIRKIVTYLEKGILIDDPTHHEKMVLAKKHMQKLIDLKGEKQTILEMRSHIPWYIKGLHGANNVKRKINTMTDLKEINVLLDEYEDYLTEYIKSN; translated from the coding sequence ATGAAGTGGAAAATAGATGACATAAATATAGATAATCAAGTGGTAATAGCCCCTATGGCTGGTATAGGTAATGTAGCCTTTAGAACAATCTGTAAGGAAATGGGTGCAGGACTTATCTATGCTGAGATGGTGAGCGACAAGGCACTTGTATATAACAATGAAAAAACTTGGAAAATGTTAAGAGTAGATGATGAAGAACAACCAGTAGCCATGCAAGTGTTCGGTGGAGATATCGATACAATTGTTGAAGGTGCAAAAATTATTGATCAGCATTGTGATGCAAAAATGATTGATATTAATATGGGTTGTCCTGTACCTAAAATTACCAAATCAGATGCAGGCGCAAAATTATTGCTAGAACCAGATAAAATCTATGAGATAGTAGCGAGAGTTGTCGATACTGTTGACAAAACTGTAACCGTAAAAATGCGAACGGGCTGGGATAAGAATCATATTTATGCAATGGATATAGCAAAGAAATGTGAGCAGGCAGGTGCTAAAGCTATTGCGATACATGGTAGAACACGTTCTCAAATGTATGAAGGAACGGCAGACTGGGATATCATTAAAGATGTCAAAAAAGAAATAAAAACAATTCCTGTAATAGGGAATGGTGATGTAAAAACTCCACAAGATGCTAAACGATTATTAGAAGATACCAATGTGGATGCAGTGATGATTGGGAGAGCAGTACTCGGTAATCCATGGTTAATTCGAAAGATTGTCACGTACCTAGAGAAGGGGATTTTAATTGATGATCCAACACACCATGAAAAGATGGTGCTTGCTAAAAAACATATGCAAAAATTAATTGATTTAAAGGGTGAAAAGCAAACGATACTAGAAATGAGAAGCCATATACCCTGGTATATAAAAGGACTACATGGAGCTAATAATGTAAAACGAAAAATCAATACAATGACGGATCTCAAGGAAATTAATGTATTACTAGATGAGTATGAGGATTATTTAACGGAATATATTAAAAGTAATTAA
- a CDS encoding zinc dependent phospholipase C family protein: MPDIVTHATFAKDVCEKLEDKKLSELIKNHEDLFYLGAQGPDVFFYNDFQPTRKQKRGPKVGSMMHVNKVRDFFIEAFNYIKFNYDERLYVYMLGFVCHHALDRNAHPYIFHVTGEYDKTDHKTREFRGNHLRLERAIDSIFIKERWNENKPSRFKVYHEILKYKSMPDVFIPFFNKTLEKVYDVKDFGEVFIDATKDFKSYFKVIYDRHGIKKMLASIVDLIFNRKGALVFRTMFYYKNVRNKVDYLNLENRKWSHPVYPEETHNTSFLDMYSKGTEEATSQFNIINQYIKDEKSKEELSISIPDVSYSTGKDWRDTTRMTSFRSIF, encoded by the coding sequence ATGCCAGATATCGTAACACATGCTACATTTGCAAAGGATGTATGTGAAAAGTTAGAGGATAAAAAGTTATCCGAATTAATTAAAAATCACGAAGATTTATTTTACTTAGGTGCTCAAGGTCCCGATGTATTTTTTTACAATGATTTTCAACCGACTAGGAAACAAAAACGAGGACCAAAAGTAGGTTCTATGATGCATGTTAATAAAGTAAGAGATTTTTTTATAGAGGCATTCAATTATATTAAATTTAACTATGATGAACGTCTATATGTTTACATGCTAGGTTTTGTTTGTCATCATGCGCTAGATCGTAATGCTCATCCTTATATTTTTCATGTAACGGGAGAGTATGATAAGACTGACCATAAAACTCGTGAATTTCGTGGTAATCATCTACGTTTAGAACGTGCAATTGATTCAATTTTTATAAAGGAACGTTGGAATGAAAATAAACCAAGTCGATTTAAAGTGTATCATGAGATTCTTAAATATAAATCGATGCCGGATGTGTTTATACCATTTTTTAATAAGACGCTTGAAAAGGTTTATGATGTTAAAGATTTTGGCGAGGTGTTTATTGATGCAACAAAAGACTTTAAATCTTATTTCAAAGTCATTTATGATCGACATGGGATTAAGAAAATGTTGGCCTCTATAGTGGATTTAATCTTTAATCGTAAAGGTGCGCTTGTTTTTAGAACGATGTTCTACTATAAAAATGTTCGTAATAAAGTTGACTATCTAAACTTAGAAAACAGAAAGTGGAGTCATCCTGTATATCCTGAAGAAACACATAACACATCATTTCTAGATATGTATAGTAAGGGGACAGAAGAGGCTACCTCTCAATTTAATATAATTAATCAATATATTAAGGATGAAAAAAGTAAAGAAGAATTAAGTATAAGTATTCCAGATGTATCGTACAGTACAGGAAAAGATTGGCGAGATACAACGAGAATGACATCATTTAGATCTATTTTTTAA
- a CDS encoding MFS transporter, protein MKVSDFSMFKRLLKNFNETERSWIMYDVANSAYTLTFVTVFFPIMFKQVALESGVESASATVILLKATFWYALIVAILSPLLGNLADYKGHKKLFFKLFLFTGLIFGVLLSLPMIPWQVYLGIYIIATVGYSGANIFYDSFLTDVTDDEHYDVVSANGFAWGYIGSTIPFILGLLVFAAQKFGVIDMQAKYAIAIAFFISIIWWGFYSLPIIKNVDQRHYIEKPKKWFIIGFINVFKTIVSLFKDPKVLVFLFGYFLYIDAVGTIIKSAVNIGHELGVTDDITLVIIVLLVQFIAFPCALIFGKLAKKIGDVTMLSVGIIIYIIICTFGFFIDSRTDLMIFAGLVGTAQGGVQAVSRSYFGKLIPKERSGDYFGFFNIFGKFAAILGPIIMAYTIDYYSFNRGMDSSESVKYGILALVPLLVIGLILLLISSKIKSRKENLKDLDLL, encoded by the coding sequence ATGAAAGTGAGTGATTTCTCAATGTTCAAGCGTTTATTAAAGAATTTTAATGAAACTGAACGAAGTTGGATTATGTATGATGTTGCAAACTCGGCTTATACATTAACGTTTGTCACTGTTTTTTTTCCGATTATGTTTAAGCAAGTTGCCTTAGAATCAGGAGTTGAATCTGCTAGTGCAACAGTGATTTTATTAAAGGCTACATTCTGGTATGCGCTAATTGTAGCCATTCTTTCTCCACTGCTTGGAAACTTAGCGGATTATAAAGGACATAAGAAGCTATTTTTTAAACTATTTTTATTTACAGGATTAATCTTTGGTGTTTTATTATCCTTACCAATGATTCCATGGCAGGTATATTTAGGTATATATATTATTGCAACTGTTGGTTATTCAGGCGCTAACATCTTTTATGATTCTTTCCTTACTGATGTAACCGATGATGAGCATTATGATGTTGTGTCAGCTAATGGATTTGCATGGGGATATATAGGTAGTACTATTCCCTTTATACTAGGACTTCTCGTATTTGCAGCACAAAAATTTGGTGTGATTGACATGCAAGCAAAATATGCAATAGCGATCGCCTTTTTTATCTCAATTATATGGTGGGGGTTCTACTCACTCCCAATCATTAAAAATGTTGACCAGAGACACTATATTGAAAAACCTAAAAAATGGTTCATTATTGGCTTTATTAATGTATTTAAAACGATTGTTTCTCTTTTTAAAGACCCCAAAGTACTAGTATTCTTGTTTGGATATTTCTTATATATCGATGCCGTAGGAACAATTATTAAATCAGCTGTTAATATTGGTCATGAATTAGGGGTAACAGATGACATTACGCTTGTAATCATTGTTTTATTAGTTCAGTTTATAGCATTCCCTTGTGCACTTATTTTCGGTAAGTTAGCTAAGAAAATAGGGGATGTGACCATGCTATCAGTTGGAATTATTATCTATATCATTATTTGTACTTTTGGTTTCTTTATTGATAGTAGAACTGATTTAATGATTTTTGCAGGGTTAGTAGGAACAGCACAGGGTGGTGTACAAGCAGTAAGTCGTTCTTATTTTGGTAAACTAATACCTAAAGAACGCTCTGGAGACTACTTTGGTTTCTTTAATATATTCGGTAAGTTTGCTGCTATATTAGGTCCAATCATCATGGCATATACTATTGATTATTATTCATTTAACAGGGGAATGGATAGTTCTGAGTCTGTTAAATACGGAATATTAGCCCTTGTTCCACTTTTAGTTATTGGTCTAATTCTCCTGTTGATATCATCAAAAATTAAATCAAGAAAAGAAAATTTAAAAGATTTAGATTTGTTATAG